In Candidatus Rokuibacteriota bacterium, the DNA window CTCGCCAGGGCTATGAGTCGGATGGCGCCTTTCCGAGTCGTGAGTGCGGGGGCGCTGCGTCATATGTCCTCCATTAGCAGTCACCGGTTATACCCACACAATCTTGACGTCCTTCTCGACTGCCCGGAACTCGGAATCGCCGGTGTAAAGGTCGGCTTTCTTTTGCTTGGCCAGGGCGGCAGCGAAGCAGTCAGCTAGGGACATTTTCCGCGTCGCTTTGATCTCCCCGGCCAGTTCGGCTAGCTGTTGGTCGGCCGGGACAATCTCGATGGGAAGGCCTAGGAGCTTGAGACGGACTTCGTTCCATCTGTCAGCACCGATTTTCCGTTCGACCTGATAGCGAACCTCCGCCCAGTTGGGGGCTGAGATCAGGACGTTTTGATCAGATGCGGCCGCCTTCTCGAAGAGAGCCAACACAGTCTCGTGGCCGTCTTCCTCGAACAGGAAGGCCAGTACCGCGTAGCTATCGAGGACCGAGCCTCGCACCCTTGGCTTCCTCGCGCTCTCTGTCTCGGGCTCGCTCCTTGAGGAGTTCTTGGGTTACCGGACCCTCTTTCTTGAGCATGCCGCAGACACTGCGGATGTAGTCCCGGGTGAGCGGTTGGAAGACGATCCCCCGTTCCCCTTCAATGAAGCAGATTTTAGTGCCCGGCTTGATCCCATACTTTCGGCGAAGCCTGGCCGGGATGACCAGCTGCCCCTTGCTCGTGACATAGGCGATGTCCATGTCGAGTACCTCCGCAATCTGGACATTAGTCTTACACCGGTGTAAAAGTAAGTCAATTCAAATTTTGCAGGAAAGCCGTTGGCCTTCATGCGCCCACGATAGTGAGGCGAGAGACAGCAGTATGCAGGTTCGAGAC includes these proteins:
- a CDS encoding type II toxin-antitoxin system VapC family toxin; its protein translation is MRGSVLDSYAVLAFLFEEDGHETVLALFEKAAASDQNVLISAPNWAEVRYQVERKIGADRWNEVRLKLLGLPIEIVPADQQLAELAGEIKATRKMSLADCFAAALAKQKKADLYTGDSEFRAVEKDVKIVWV
- a CDS encoding AbrB/MazE/SpoVT family DNA-binding domain-containing protein, which encodes MDIAYVTSKGQLVIPARLRRKYGIKPGTKICFIEGERGIVFQPLTRDYIRSVCGMLKKEGPVTQELLKERARDREREEAKGARLGPR